The Oncorhynchus clarkii lewisi isolate Uvic-CL-2024 unplaced genomic scaffold, UVic_Ocla_1.0 unplaced_contig_573_pilon_pilon, whole genome shotgun sequence genome has a window encoding:
- the LOC139401896 gene encoding protein mono-ADP-ribosyltransferase PARP14-like isoform X1, whose product MAESYLFSVLVELEGNPDIPKLKNKLVKYFQSKKSSNGGDCLVEYEISKGQGAVVWFRTAEVRQMVLEKQEHKIKLDQGVLKLNLRLPSDEVTIAQEIPSAVNSSKQPAVVPKDLPESGDGETACPEDSGDGETACPEDSAATDKTELQSTSAVLGNIQESMNQAFLEMLVENIMNAQTSASPTASQRFSLEILPDISMAVVTFQNVKDTEYFISNCISHKIFKQKELSVKLLEITAKVKVENIPPNYSSDHLHLYYEKEGEVVDLEMCEEDQSAVITFQDPHAVHRVTKKHHDEKQPIKAFPFYESLGTALYDKDQPTLKLPAAFTENIDQAIWRYLCDKQEATATINKIMAENFCKVDLQHHTVLLRPLPSLLKQKDVKAKHVHQWKDTVKTTFTQALSKFKSLELNVQDCAWEESEQEICKAMSGEAVVVVPDKAKGALIVVGLVDEVDRLSQSLKEIMDKIAKIIEREKTSKTEELHLAPSIYHVISQDGLQGKIAGEYPELKMAYNRESQNVILTGLMQEVWGANRKIIDAVSALKRKKVEVSNYVLEFLQEEDQEKLSNSLFTSQSVNAALEIDRNGLELLAVSDLALSEAKRQLEKCLVSKYIDVEDSNVLEMSGWKDLTSRLEKTYNILSRTFMVKTSGVHPNIKVVVAGNMDIVNSVQKELGGFLFQNAPVDEILQIKSNAIVKFIQEKESAWSDIVKGGVKVSFKDEAICFSGIRVHVSDCLTLFKDLVSSTYFDTLQVPEPGAKKFFQDEEAMYVEAVKMKTACVVQLVDEMHLVSNDKTVQAMEEMVPKEFGNHGGNNLQQHLAISTETQHYRWEQSTNGSERAQTKEGLTITLMKGNIQDALTEVVVNTVGNDLILDSGAVSTALLNAAGPELQELINQHATAGKVGEVIITKGCNLKSKLVFHTIAPRWSNGQGATQKTLSEIVKKCLVLAEQQQLMSVTFPAIGTGNLGFPRVLVASLMLDKVLKFSSKMNPKHLKEVVFILHPSDVSTFKAFTDEFNKRFMTQSAISKGSASTQQGLFSKVTSSSGMHETKMGGVVIQVVTGDITKETTDVIVNSTNKTFNLKTGVSKAILDAAGPTVEAECQQLTAQPIKDMILTEPGNLQSKKILHLVGISDPQNIQECVKDALKMCARKDFTSISFPALGTGQGNVQVSQVADAMFDALVEVVAKKSVNTLRLVRIVIFQTAMLTEFYNSMLKKENTDVQEEEDTDAQEAVTDLQDEGSLFKAFENIGTRIKSIFIRSKGNKPQKPERFVFMDKEVDPTCFHICGDSQAKVDEAKQWVKDLILKEQDSSIITDDAIINLTTSDRQCISNMINTMGVRVEQESSQDKLTIEGITKDVLKVTNEIQKMLQRIRSEEELSRSAELASTVVEWQYQQQGGQYQSFDLIHNFHLEQANETKKQHVEVTIQGRMYKVTLPNGPATDNHGNSLDIRRIDKAAHDSLPQYWDTMPDNSLCQSFPIQPGTSEHDEVLGLFQATCQNSVLKIERIQNPSLWRNLQIKKQEMDSKNCHQNNEKRLFHGTCPLIIDTINANGFNRSYAGKNAAVYGNGTYFAVEASYSADDTYSVPDSQGQKHMYLCHVLTGDFTEGQRDMIAPPAKSKSTTQLYDSVTDDPTAPSMFIVFNDIQAYPAYLITFI is encoded by the exons TGAGGCAGATGGTTCTTGAAAAGCAAGAACACAAGATCAAGTTGGATCAAGGTGTGCTTAAACTGAATCTTCGTCTACCATCAGATGAGGTCACAATTGCACAG GAAATACCATCTGCTGTCAACTCAAGCAAACAAC CTGCTGTTGTTCCAAAAGACTTACCTGAGAGTGGGGATGGAGAAACGGCCTGTCCTGAGGACAGTGGGGATGGAGAAACGGCCTGTCCTGAGGACAGTGCAGCAACAGATAAGACAGAGCTGCAATCCACCTCAGCAGTATTGGGAAACATTCAGGAGAGTATGAACCAGGCATTTCTGGAGATGTTGGTAGAGAACATCATGAATGCCCAAACCTCAGCTTCTCCTACTGCATCACAGAGATTCAGTCTGGAAATCCTGCCTGACATCAGTATGGCTGTAGTGACTTTCCAAAATGTAAAAG ATACTGAGTACTTTATCTCAAACTGTATCAGCCACAAGATATTCAAGCAGAAAGAATTATCAGTAAAACTCCTGGAAATCACAGCAAAAGTGAAAGTTGAAAACATACCTCCAAATTACAGTTCAGACCATCTCCATCTCTACTATGAAAAAGAAGGTGAAGTTGTCGACCTTGAAATGTGTGAAGAGGACCAATCCGCTGTCATCACTTTCCAAGATCCACACG CTGTTCACAGAGTCACAAAAAAGCACCACGATGAGAAGCAGCCTATCAAAGCTTTCCCATTTTATGAATCTCTGGGAACGGCCCTGTATGACAAAGATCAACCCACATTGAAACTCCCAGCTGCCTTCACTGAGAACATCGACCAGGCCATTTGGAGATACCTTTGTGACAAGCAAGAAGCTACTGCAACCATCAACAAGATTATGGCCGAAAACTTCTGCAAAGTAGACCTGCAACACCATACTGTCCTGTTAAGGCCCCTACCATCTCTACTCAAACAGAAAGATGTCAAAGCCAAGCATGTCCACCAGTGGAAGGACACTGTCAAGACTACCTTCACTCAAGCCTTGTCTAAATTCAAATCCTTGGAGCTGAATGTACAGGACTGTGCATGGGAGGAGTCTGAACAGGAGATCTGCAAGGCAATGTCTGGTGAGGCAGTGGTTGTAGTCCCTGATAAGGCCAAAGGTGCACTCATAGTGGTGGGCTTGGTAGATGAAGTGGATAGGCTCAGTCAGTCACTAAAGGAAATCATGGACAAGATTGCCAAAATAATTGAGAGGGAGAAGACTAGCAAGACAGAGGAGCTCCACCTAGCTCCATCTATCTACCATGTCATTTCTCAAGATGGTCTGCAAGGCAAGATTGCAGGTGAATACCCAGAACTGAAGATGGCATACAACCGTGAGAGCCAGAATGTGATCTTAACAGGCTTAATGCAAGAGGTGTGGGGTGCTAATAGGAAGATTATAGATGCGGTGTCGGCACTGAAACGGAAGAAGGTGGAAGTGAGCAACTATGTCCTTGAGTTTCTGCAGGAGGAAGACCAAGAAAAGCTTAGCAACTCTCTTTTCACGTCACAGAGTGTTAATGCAGCACTAGAAATAGATAGAAATGGCTTGGAGCTCCTGGCTGTCTCAGACCTGGCCTTGAGTGAAGCAAAACGCCAACTTGAAAAATGTTTGGTTTCCAAGTACATAGATGTTGAAGACTCCAATGTCCTGGAGATGTCAGGGTGGAAGGACCTTACCTCCCGTTTggaaaaaacatacaacattttgTCTAGGACTTTCATGGTGAAGACGTCTGGTGTCCATCCAAATATAAAAGTGGTAGTGGCTGGCAATATGGACATTGTCAATTCAGTGCAAAAGGAACTTGGTGGCTTCTTATTTCAAAATGCTCCAGTTGATGAAATTCTTCAGATTAAGTCAAACGCCATTGTCAAATTCATCCAAGAAAAAGAGAGTGCTTGGTCCGATATAGTCAAAGGTGGAGTAAAGGTTTCTTTCAAGGATGAGGCCATTTGCTTTAGTGGCATCAGGGTTCATGTCTCTGACTGCTTGACCTTATTTAAAGACCTGGTATCATCAACATACTTTGATACTTTACAAGTCCCCGAACCTGGAGCAAAGAAGTTCTTCCAGGACGAGGAGGCCATGTATGTTGAAGCCGTTAAAATGAAGACAGCTTGTGTAGTCCAGCTGGTGGATGAGATGCATCTGGTGAGCAATGACAAGACAGTCCAGGCTATGGAGGAAATGGTGCCAAAAGAGTTTGGGAACCATGGGGGAAATAATCTGCAACAACATCTGGCCATATCCACAGAGACCCAGCATTATAGATGGGAGCAGAGCACAAATGGGTCAGAGAGAGCGCAGACCAAAGAGGGGCTGACCATCACACTGATGAAAGGAAACATCCAAGATGCTTTG ACTGAGGTTGTTGTGAATACAGTCGGTAATGACCTGATACTGGATAGTGGAGCAGTCTCCACTGCACTCCTTAATGCTGCTGGCCCCGAACTTCAGGAACTGATAAACCAACATGCCACTGCTGGCAAGGTTGGGGAAGTCATCATCACCAAAGGCTGCAACCTCAAAagcaagctggtctttcataccATTGCTCCTAGATGGAGTAATGGACAAGGAGCAACACAGAAG ACATTGAGTGAGATCGTAAAGAAGTGCTTGGTTCTGGCGGAGCAGCAGCAACTAATGTCAGTGACCTTCCCCGCCATCGGCACAGGAAACCTGGGCTTCCCCAGAGTCCTGGTGGCCTCTCTGATGCTGGATAAAGTCCTCAAATTCAGCAGTAAGATGAACCCCAAGCATTTGAAGGAGGTGGTGTTCATCCTCCACCCAAGTGATGTTTCGACTTTCAAG gCTTTCACTGACGAATTTAACAAAAGGTTCATGACCCAGTCTGCAATTTCAAAGGGCTCAGCATCCACTCAACAAG GTCTTTTCTCTAAGGTCACATCAAGCTCAGGGATGCATGAGACAAAGATGGGAGGGGTGGTTATACAGGTCGTCACAGGAGACATAACCAAAGAGACTACTGATGTCATCGTCAACTCCACCAATAAGACCTTCAACCTTAAGACAG GGGTGTCGAAAGCCATTCTGGATGCGGCTGGTCCAACTGTTGAGGCAGAATGTCAACAACTCA CAGCCCAACCTATAAAAGATATGATTTTGACTGAGCCAGGCAACCTGCAGAGTAAGAAGATCCTTCACCTGGTTGGCATCAGTGACCCTCAGAACATCCAGGAGTGTGTCAAGGATGCACTTAAAATGTGCGCAAGGAAAGACTTCACATCCATCTCATTTCCTGCTCTCGGCACAG GCCAAGGCAATGTACAGGTGAGCCAGGTGGCAGACGCCATGTTCGATGCGCTAGTGGAAGTAGTGGCCAAGAAGTCAGTGAACACCTTGAGGCTGGTCCGGATTGTCATCTTTCAGACTGCCATGCTGACTGAATTTTACAACAGTATGCTGAAGAAGGAAAACACAGATGTTcaggaagaggaggacactgATGCACAGGAGGCGGTCACTGACCTTCAAGATGAAGGCAGTCTGTTTAAAGCCTTTGAAAACATTGGCACCAGAATAAAAT CAATTTTCATTAGGAGTAAAGGTAATAAGCCACAAAAGCCTGAGAGATTTGTCTTCATGGATAAAGAAGTGGATCCGACTTGCTTCCACATCTGTGGGGATTCTCAGGCTAAAGTAGATGAAGCCAAGCAGTGGGTCAAGGACCTGATCTTGAAGGAGCAAGACAGCTCCATCATCACTGACGATGCCATCATCAACTTAACCACTTCTGACCGCCAGTGCATTAGTAACATGATCAACACCATGGGAGTGAGAGTGGAACAGGAGTCATCTCAAGACAAGCTGACTATAGAGGGCATCACCAAAGACGTGCTCAAAGTTACTAATGAAATCCAGAAGATGCTCCAAAGGATCCGTAGTGAAGAGGAACTCAGTAGGAGTGCTGAGCTAGCCAGCACCGTGGTGGAATGGCAGTACCAGCAGCAGGGAGGGCAGTACCAAAGCTTTGACCTCATCCATAACTTCCATCTGGAGCAGGCAAATGAGACCAAGAAGCAGCATGTGGAGGTCACTATCCAAGGTCGGATGTACAAGGTCACCCTGCCAAATGGGCCTGCGACAGATAACCATGGCAACAGCCTCGATATCAGACGCATTGACAAAGCAG CTCATGACAGTCTTCCTCAGTATTGGGATACCATGCCAGACAACTCTTTATGCCAGTCCTTCCCCATCCAGCCAGGAACCTCTGAGCATGATGAGGTCCTAGGCCTGTTTCAGGCCACTTGCCAAAACAGCGTTCTAAAG ATTGAGAGGATCCAGAACCCAAGCCTGTGGAGGAATCTACAGATCAAGAAACAAGAAATGGATTCCAAGAACTGTCACCAGAACAATGAGAAGAGGCTGTTCCATGGAACTTGCCCCCTAATCATAGATACAATTAACGCAAACGGGTTCAATCGGAGCTACGCTGGGAAAAATG CGGCAGTGTATGGAAACGGCACCTACTTTGCAGTTGAAGCCAGCTACTCTGCCGATGACACATACTCAGTCCCAGATTCCCAAGGGCAGAAGCACATGTACCTGTGCCATGTTCTGACCGGAGATTTCACAGAAGGACAACGAGATATGATTGCGCCTCCAGCTAAAAGCAAATCAACTACTCAACTCTATGACAGCGTGACAGACGACCCAACAGCACCATCCATGTTTATTGTATTCAACGACATTCAGGCTTATCCTGCGTACCTGATCACTTTCATCTAG